Genomic DNA from Rutidosis leptorrhynchoides isolate AG116_Rl617_1_P2 unplaced genomic scaffold, CSIRO_AGI_Rlap_v1 contig241, whole genome shotgun sequence:
AAATTGTGACGTCAAAATATATACtcgcgttcattttaataatattgattagATTTTTAAATTCAACAAATGATTATTAGGCAAAGAATTTAGACTGCAAAACGAGGCGTTTCGTACTGTCAATGAAAACCATACAATACATCCATCATCATTCATGTAGTATATAGAACATGGAAATGCCAAGATAATAAGCTGACTGGCATGCATAGAGTTGGAAGGAAGGACAATCTATGACCGTCTGATTTGAAGGATGGGAATAAGAGAGTACACGTGTCCTATGATAAGATGATGAGTGATGGGGGCAAATGAACGTGACGCTACAGTTTTCTATTTTCGGTAGATAGATTAaaaatatgaaaacaaaattaattACAGGAACGGTcagaataaaaaagaaaaagaaaaaaaaaagtactaGCGGGTTTTCCGGTGCAAGGACAAGTACACGTGGACAATTTTCCCACCGTCGGATTTAAATGCAACGGCGATGATAAGAAAAAAATTAATTCTATATTTAATGCAACTGGAAGAAGAAATTGTACGAGTTCCCAGAGATAGAGAGAGAAAATCTTCTCTCTAGGTTTTTAGATAGAGAGAGAAAGTAAGGGTTTTGTCTTAAACAAGAAGGGTAGGGTACTAGTGCAGTTACCATGGCGGCTGTTGCAGAGACGAGCTTTAATTCCGTGCCATAGAGAATTTAATTTAATTGCTGATTAATTAAtcttttttattttcttctatttatattttctttttgaaaaagaaaagaaaaaaaagaaaagctGTTGAGATGAGGTCAAATGACCAGTCAATAACCCTAGATTAAAGAGAGTGTAGTGTATAGCCAGTCACTGATATGGATTTTGGGTCTAAAAATTGGGATTATGGCAGGTTTCTTCATAACAAGCAATAAGCAACAACACGATCATCATCATAAAGAAGGGAATTCTCCACACAACAATCTATTTCTTTACAGAAACGAAGAGATCTACAACAAAGGAAGCTTGGAGATATGGCCACAACAGTATTACAATCATCAACAGAATATGAGCAATATCTTCTCTACGTCGCCGTTCCAcaacattaacattaataatagtagtaataataataatacgacgtCGTCTGGTGGTAATTCGAGAGGGAACAACAACAATATTATAAACTTTGCTGGTGATGACACGTCATCATCGAGGTCGGGGGGATTTAGGGTGATGATGATGAGATCAGGCGGAGGAGGAGGAGGGTCGTCGTCGGCGGGGATGAATTGTCAGGATTGTGGGAACCAGGCAAAGAAGGATTGTCCACATATGAGATGTAGGACTTGTTGTAAGAGTCGAGGGTTTCATTGTCAAACACATGTTAAGAGTACTTGGGTTCCAGCTGCTAAGAGAAGAGAAAGACAACAACAATTATCTCTTTTACAACAAAATCAAGGTCAGATTaatgatcatcatcatcaagatcaagatcaacaacaacaattacaatttcCTAAGAGACAAAGAGAACTCCAACTTGGTGCTTCTACCAGTTCTCGTCTTCCTATCACTACAACTACAGGTAATTATTAAacccttttaatttttaattttagaaTAAATGGTGTTAACTTAGTAAAATTGAGAGGAAATTAAT
This window encodes:
- the LOC139882193 gene encoding protein EXPRESSION OF TERPENOIDS 1-like, producing MAGFFITSNKQQHDHHHKEGNSPHNNLFLYRNEEIYNKGSLEIWPQQYYNHQQNMSNIFSTSPFHNININNSSNNNNTTSSGGNSRGNNNNIINFAGDDTSSSRSGGFRVMMMRSGGGGGGSSSAGMNCQDCGNQAKKDCPHMRCRTCCKSRGFHCQTHVKSTWVPAAKRRERQQQLSLLQQNQGQINDHHHQDQDQQQQLQFPKRQRELQLGASTSSRLPITTTTGLEVGNFPSRVNSPAVFRCVRLSAPDDADEEFAYQTAVNIGGHVFKGILYDEGPEGRRGGGGESSSGGGGGQHLNLITAGPTSTTGTTTVTTSNNQGGIMLDPSLYSAPLNAFIAGTQFFPPPRS